In a genomic window of Thermosynechococcus sp. CL-1:
- a CDS encoding AAA family ATPase: MIPRQLVLRNFLSYRQATLPFAGLHLACICGANGAGKSSLLEAIAWALWGQSRASREDDVIYYGEMEAQVTFEFSVQGQTYRVVRLRRREQHTVLELQIQTAAGYTSLTGRSLRATQEKIIQILRLDYATFVNSAYLRQGRADEFMAKRPSERKQLLATLLGLDQYETLAEAARDRARDYKAQISVLEQRLQSLGEQLAQEPQLRAQQAAVSQQIQQQRQQVEQCQQRLQEQQAAYHVHQLQQRDYEHLQQQRDTLGTTIAHLEQQCQTLRQEQAAIADLEARAPLLEAAVSQWQRLKTAEAQLQQCFADYQRLRQERDRQQQNLDQQRQDLLRILHGLESQQQFLLEQCQQLEKLLKQENQIVAGLEQLQRSRAQLQAQEELQQKVFPLLQAKQRLELERQQQEQRLRSRRDELQQLWQHLHQQVERQPALQEAVILITTQIETLEKQRVYQDHVREKGLERRRFLEQLQARQREYERQIHQLNQRLELLHQPGAICPLCQRPLDAEHYQAVLQRHVAEKQELLNQVWVIREQLAVTEREIQVLRREYATVAHEISQLTQLFEQRGQLQQQLQSTQDLEPQLNRLAAEIQQIERQLRNGHQETLGELQSIEAELKRLNYDEKNLAIARGQVEKWRWAEAKEQELRQAQRQYRQIQQQLPALVAQQEELQRQLNALETLSPLAQTLATIDQQLAALAYDPEQHAQIQAQLAALEPDYEAYQTLQRGRSRQSQLRQDLQHLEETLHQQREQLQRITDKLATLEDTARAASRLAAELNQCQQELLKQQQTLEANLAQHGKLSAELEQLHRLAQEYEQGQQTLAHLRYQYRLYCELAQALGKNGIPAMLIETVLPHLEAETNHILGRLSNHQLHVQFITQRSRRRSGADTKPIETLDILIADCQGTRPYESYSGGEAFRINFALRLALARLLAQRSGSDVQFLIIDEGFGTQDAQGCERLIAALNAIAPEFHCILAITHVPALKEAFQTRIEVTKIGGASQLSIIT, translated from the coding sequence ATGATTCCACGTCAACTGGTATTGCGCAATTTCCTCAGCTATCGCCAGGCCACTCTTCCCTTTGCGGGGTTACATCTGGCCTGTATTTGTGGTGCCAATGGGGCGGGCAAGTCCTCGCTTCTTGAGGCGATCGCCTGGGCACTCTGGGGGCAAAGCCGCGCTAGCCGTGAGGATGATGTGATCTACTACGGCGAAATGGAAGCCCAAGTGACGTTTGAGTTTAGCGTTCAGGGGCAGACCTATCGGGTGGTACGGTTGCGGCGACGCGAGCAACATACGGTTTTAGAGTTGCAGATTCAAACAGCAGCGGGCTATACCTCGCTAACGGGGCGATCGCTACGAGCAACACAGGAAAAAATCATTCAAATTCTGCGCCTTGACTACGCCACGTTCGTCAACAGTGCCTATCTGCGCCAAGGCCGTGCCGATGAATTTATGGCCAAACGCCCCAGTGAACGCAAGCAACTCTTGGCCACCCTTTTAGGCTTGGATCAATACGAGACGCTTGCGGAAGCGGCTCGGGATCGCGCCCGTGACTACAAAGCCCAAATCAGCGTTCTGGAACAACGCCTCCAGAGCCTAGGGGAGCAACTCGCCCAAGAACCGCAGTTACGCGCCCAACAGGCAGCGGTGAGCCAGCAGATTCAACAGCAACGGCAGCAAGTCGAGCAGTGTCAACAACGGCTCCAAGAGCAACAGGCCGCCTACCACGTCCATCAACTGCAACAGCGGGACTATGAACACCTGCAACAGCAGCGAGACACCCTCGGGACAACAATCGCCCATCTCGAGCAGCAGTGCCAGACGCTCCGCCAAGAACAGGCCGCGATTGCGGATCTAGAAGCCCGTGCCCCCCTCTTGGAAGCCGCCGTTAGCCAATGGCAGCGCCTGAAAACCGCTGAAGCGCAATTGCAGCAGTGTTTTGCTGACTATCAACGGCTGCGCCAAGAGCGCGATCGCCAGCAGCAGAACCTCGACCAGCAGCGCCAAGACCTTCTGCGCATCCTGCATGGATTGGAGAGCCAGCAGCAATTTCTTCTGGAACAATGCCAGCAGTTGGAAAAGCTCCTCAAGCAAGAAAATCAGATTGTCGCTGGCCTTGAGCAGTTACAGCGATCGCGCGCTCAGCTCCAAGCACAGGAAGAGCTTCAACAAAAAGTCTTTCCCCTTCTGCAAGCCAAACAGCGCCTTGAACTGGAACGGCAACAGCAGGAGCAACGCCTCCGCAGCCGGCGCGATGAATTGCAGCAGCTGTGGCAGCATCTCCACCAACAGGTGGAACGACAACCTGCTCTCCAAGAGGCGGTGATACTGATTACAACACAGATTGAAACCCTTGAAAAACAACGGGTTTATCAAGACCATGTGCGGGAAAAGGGACTAGAGCGCCGCCGCTTCCTAGAGCAACTGCAAGCCCGCCAGCGGGAATACGAGCGGCAGATTCATCAACTGAACCAGCGCCTAGAACTGCTCCATCAACCGGGAGCCATCTGTCCCCTGTGTCAACGTCCCCTCGATGCCGAGCACTACCAGGCTGTCCTGCAGCGCCATGTCGCTGAAAAACAGGAACTGCTCAATCAGGTGTGGGTAATCCGCGAGCAGCTGGCAGTCACAGAGCGCGAAATTCAGGTCCTGCGGCGGGAATATGCAACGGTTGCCCATGAGATTTCCCAACTGACGCAACTCTTTGAGCAGCGGGGGCAACTCCAGCAACAACTCCAGAGCACACAGGATTTGGAACCTCAGTTGAATCGCTTGGCTGCAGAAATTCAGCAGATTGAGCGGCAGCTGAGGAACGGCCATCAGGAAACCCTTGGGGAACTACAATCGATTGAGGCGGAACTGAAGCGCCTCAACTATGACGAGAAAAATTTAGCGATCGCCCGCGGGCAAGTGGAAAAATGGCGTTGGGCCGAAGCCAAGGAACAGGAACTCCGCCAAGCGCAGCGGCAATACCGCCAAATTCAGCAACAACTGCCGGCCCTAGTGGCACAACAGGAAGAACTGCAACGCCAACTCAATGCCCTTGAAACCCTCTCCCCCTTGGCACAAACCTTGGCCACCATTGATCAGCAGTTGGCGGCCTTAGCCTACGATCCTGAGCAGCATGCCCAAATTCAGGCACAACTGGCGGCATTAGAACCGGACTATGAGGCCTATCAGACCCTGCAACGGGGGCGATCGCGCCAATCCCAACTCCGCCAAGACCTCCAGCACCTAGAGGAAACGCTGCACCAACAACGGGAACAACTGCAACGCATTACTGACAAACTTGCTACCCTTGAGGACACTGCACGCGCCGCCAGCCGCCTTGCCGCCGAGCTGAACCAATGTCAACAGGAACTCCTGAAGCAGCAGCAGACCCTCGAAGCTAACCTTGCCCAGCATGGCAAACTCAGCGCTGAATTAGAGCAACTCCATCGCCTAGCCCAAGAATACGAACAGGGACAGCAAACCCTTGCCCACCTCCGCTATCAATACCGCCTCTACTGCGAACTAGCCCAAGCCCTAGGCAAAAATGGCATTCCTGCCATGCTCATTGAAACGGTCTTGCCCCATCTGGAGGCAGAAACCAACCATATCCTAGGCCGCCTGAGTAACCATCAACTCCATGTGCAGTTCATTACCCAACGCAGTCGGCGGCGCAGTGGCGCTGATACTAAGCCCATTGAGACCCTCGATATTCTCATTGCCGATTGCCAAGGGACTCGACCTTACGAAAGTTATTCTGGGGGTGAAGCCTTTCGCATCAATTTTGCGTTGCGTTTAGCCTTGGCGCGATTGTTGGCGCAGCGCTCCGGCAGTGATGTCCAGTTTCTCATTATTGATGAGGGGTTTGGAACCCAAGATGCCCAGGGCTGTGAACGGCTGATTGCCGCCTTGAACGCGATCGCCCCTGAATTTCACTGCATCCTCGCCATTACCCATGTGCCTGCCCTCAAAGAAGCTTTTCAAACCCGCATCGAAGTCACCAAAATAGGGGGAGCCTCCCAACTCAGCATCATTACCTAG
- a CDS encoding SDR family oxidoreductase, with translation MRAPVLILGATSDMGRAIAQRFAAQGYPIQLAARQVSRLEPDKADLEIRYGVAVSVHEFDVLAVETHASFIQQLPEQPAIVICVVGFMPEQKACEQDLSLTLEVMRTNYEGPAVILSLFANVFEQRGFGALVGISSVAGERGRASNYFYGSAKAGFTAFLSGLRHRLAKSGIQVLTVLPGYVKTRMTEGMRLPPLLTAQPQEVANAIFTAIEKKKDVIYVRPIWRWIMVIIRWIPEPLFKRLSL, from the coding sequence ATGAGGGCGCCTGTGCTGATTTTGGGGGCAACTTCCGATATGGGGCGGGCGATCGCCCAGCGGTTTGCAGCTCAGGGCTATCCGATTCAATTGGCGGCACGACAGGTGAGTCGCCTAGAGCCAGATAAAGCAGATCTGGAAATACGCTACGGCGTGGCCGTCAGTGTCCATGAATTTGATGTTTTAGCGGTGGAGACCCATGCAAGTTTTATCCAGCAACTCCCGGAGCAACCAGCGATCGTGATCTGCGTTGTTGGTTTCATGCCAGAACAAAAGGCATGTGAGCAAGATTTATCCCTTACCCTTGAAGTGATGCGCACCAATTATGAGGGGCCAGCCGTTATTTTGAGCCTGTTTGCTAATGTGTTTGAGCAGCGGGGGTTTGGTGCGTTGGTGGGGATTTCCTCTGTGGCCGGGGAACGGGGGCGGGCGAGTAATTACTTCTATGGCTCTGCAAAAGCTGGGTTCACCGCATTTTTGTCGGGGTTGCGGCATCGCCTTGCTAAATCAGGAATACAGGTTTTAACCGTTCTGCCGGGCTATGTGAAGACACGGATGACCGAAGGCATGAGGTTGCCCCCCCTACTCACTGCTCAGCCGCAGGAAGTGGCCAATGCGATCTTCACAGCCATAGAAAAAAAGAAAGATGTGATCTATGTGCGACCCATCTGGCGCTGGATCATGGTGATCATTCGTTGGATTCCTGAACCCTTGTTTAAGCGACTGTCTCTGTGA
- a CDS encoding S-adenosyl-l-methionine hydroxide adenosyltransferase family protein, whose product MARCITLLTDFGHQDVYVGVMKGVILSIDPQAQVIDLCHEIPPQDCRTASFQLLQAVPYFPPQTVHVVVVDPGVGTRRRAIALDLGVGYCVGPDNGVFSLVGDRYPPRRVVELTQPQFWRTPNPSATFHGRDIFAPVAAHLGAGTDFARLGSAIEPDSLVRLPHLTYEITPQGIQGWIQAIDHFGNVITTLPAALLAKGYHHIQIQGQQIPLVHTYGDVPPQHLMALVGSHGFIELAVNGGSAQRVLGCRNGDALWLI is encoded by the coding sequence ATGGCTCGCTGCATTACCCTGCTGACGGATTTTGGCCATCAGGATGTTTATGTGGGGGTGATGAAGGGGGTGATTTTAAGTATTGATCCCCAAGCCCAAGTGATTGATCTGTGCCATGAAATTCCACCGCAGGATTGTCGCACGGCCAGTTTTCAACTGCTGCAAGCGGTGCCCTATTTTCCCCCGCAAACGGTGCATGTCGTGGTGGTGGATCCGGGGGTGGGAACCCGTCGGCGGGCGATCGCCCTTGATCTGGGGGTTGGCTATTGTGTGGGACCCGATAATGGGGTCTTTAGTCTAGTGGGCGATCGCTATCCCCCGCGGCGAGTGGTTGAACTCACCCAGCCGCAGTTTTGGCGTACCCCCAACCCCAGTGCTACCTTCCATGGGCGGGATATTTTTGCCCCCGTGGCCGCCCATTTAGGCGCAGGAACAGATTTCGCGCGCCTTGGCTCTGCCATTGAGCCAGACAGTTTGGTGCGCTTGCCCCACCTCACCTATGAAATCACCCCCCAAGGCATCCAAGGTTGGATTCAAGCGATTGATCACTTTGGCAATGTGATCACCACACTCCCTGCGGCGCTTTTAGCCAAGGGCTACCACCACATTCAGATTCAGGGGCAGCAGATTCCCCTCGTCCACACCTATGGTGATGTTCCACCTCAACATCTGATGGCATTAGTAGGCAGTCATGGGTTTATTGAGTTAGCCGTTAATGGCGGCAGTGCCCAAAGGGTGTTGGGTTGCCGCAATGGCGATGCCCTGTGGCTAATTTGA
- a CDS encoding VWA domain-containing protein: MTVELIAKLSDPIVSAGQGAQRQLELTLAAQRQQQQRAPLNLCLILDHSGSMAWQPLAMVKRAAQSLVDRLQPSDRLSIVAFDHKAQVLVPNQFVQDKTAIKEQIATLEPSGGTAIDLGMKLALTELAKGKQGTISQAFLLTDGENEHGDNQRCLELAKLAAEYNITFNTLGFGVHWNQDVLEQIADAGGGRLMFIEYAEEAIPCFQALFSHISSVDYTNAHVLLTLSEAAQLGNFKPVNQVAPDTIELTYDSPTPHEYVIRVGDVSATVKRTLLITLSTQPLPPGSHLIGFVQVRYDDPVQQATGLFSERIPLTLTAEPEHIPQVDPEVQQSILTLEKYRKTKLAETKLQSGDTAGAATFLQSAAKTALQLGDTEAAKVLEASAQELQQQSTLSESALKRTRIASKTVLSNPPSN, encoded by the coding sequence ATGACGGTTGAACTTATTGCCAAACTCAGCGATCCCATTGTCAGTGCCGGACAGGGGGCACAGCGCCAACTGGAACTAACGTTAGCGGCACAGCGACAACAACAGCAGCGCGCTCCTCTCAATCTCTGCCTGATTTTGGATCACAGTGGCTCAATGGCATGGCAACCTTTGGCAATGGTCAAGCGAGCGGCTCAGTCATTAGTGGATCGATTACAGCCGAGCGATCGCCTGAGTATCGTGGCCTTTGATCACAAAGCTCAGGTGTTAGTGCCCAATCAATTTGTGCAGGATAAAACCGCAATCAAGGAGCAAATTGCAACCCTTGAGCCAAGTGGTGGCACTGCCATTGATCTGGGGATGAAACTGGCCCTGACAGAGTTGGCCAAAGGCAAACAGGGAACCATCTCCCAAGCCTTTTTGCTCACCGATGGCGAAAATGAGCACGGCGATAACCAACGCTGCCTTGAACTGGCCAAGCTGGCAGCAGAGTACAACATTACGTTTAATACCTTAGGGTTTGGCGTTCACTGGAATCAGGATGTCCTCGAGCAAATTGCCGATGCAGGCGGCGGGCGGCTGATGTTTATTGAGTATGCTGAGGAGGCGATCCCCTGTTTTCAAGCGCTCTTTAGCCACATTAGCAGCGTGGACTACACCAATGCCCATGTCCTATTGACCCTGAGTGAGGCGGCACAACTAGGGAACTTCAAACCAGTCAACCAAGTGGCTCCCGATACGATTGAACTCACCTACGACAGCCCCACCCCCCACGAGTATGTGATTCGGGTTGGCGATGTTTCCGCTACCGTCAAACGCACACTCCTGATCACCCTGAGTACCCAACCCTTGCCGCCAGGCTCTCACCTCATTGGTTTTGTGCAAGTCCGCTACGATGACCCCGTGCAGCAAGCCACTGGCCTTTTCTCTGAGAGGATTCCCCTGACGCTCACAGCAGAACCAGAGCACATCCCCCAAGTGGATCCAGAGGTGCAGCAGAGCATTCTCACCCTCGAAAAATACCGCAAAACGAAACTGGCGGAAACGAAACTGCAATCGGGAGACACCGCTGGCGCTGCCACCTTTCTTCAGAGTGCGGCCAAAACTGCTCTCCAACTGGGGGATACGGAAGCCGCAAAAGTCCTTGAGGCCTCGGCTCAAGAGCTACAGCAACAATCCACCCTCAGTGAATCAGCCCTTAAGCGCACGCGCATTGCTTCAAAAACTGTCCTGAGCAATCCCCCCTCAAATTAG